From one Thalassospira lucentensis genomic stretch:
- a CDS encoding Ig-like domain-containing protein yields the protein MKRPYILVIIGVLLIVAAISLNYMLTQSVDETDTPARTTAPPAVTPDAGNTQQAAPEQTDAAPEVRTPSFDVVRIGPDGNAVIAGRAAPNSTVRIREGDEVIGQATADERGEWVVLPEKPLASGDRELSLESEDSTGEIHKGDDNVVVLIPEKPAAGDTATADQTSGDDAAKNDDAAEQPIIAMRVPKEGGAATVLQGPAPEDMSKETARELAEAMPQGSEMPAATAEQPAAAMPRLSIDVVDYDEEGRVAMSGKADDDTSVRVYLDNKFVGSATTGEDGNWALTIGEPIEPGQYQLRADQLDPSDKVTARVELPFERARPDQILEPGSRYVVQPGNSLWRIARRTYGDGLQYWVIYNQNRKQIRDPDLIYPGQIFALPENGIAQQ from the coding sequence GTGAAAAGACCTTATATCCTCGTCATCATTGGCGTTTTGCTGATTGTTGCCGCGATCTCGTTGAATTACATGCTGACACAGTCGGTAGACGAAACCGATACGCCGGCACGAACAACAGCTCCGCCCGCCGTGACACCGGATGCCGGAAACACGCAGCAGGCCGCGCCGGAACAAACCGACGCAGCACCCGAAGTTCGTACGCCGAGCTTTGACGTCGTGCGCATCGGCCCGGATGGCAATGCCGTGATTGCTGGCCGCGCTGCCCCGAACAGTACCGTGCGTATCCGCGAGGGTGACGAAGTTATCGGACAGGCAACCGCCGATGAACGCGGTGAATGGGTGGTTTTGCCTGAGAAACCGCTGGCAAGCGGTGATCGGGAACTGTCACTTGAATCCGAAGACAGCACCGGTGAAATTCACAAGGGCGATGATAATGTCGTGGTTCTGATCCCGGAAAAACCGGCTGCCGGTGACACCGCAACTGCCGATCAGACATCGGGTGATGATGCCGCCAAAAACGATGATGCGGCAGAACAGCCGATCATTGCCATGCGCGTGCCCAAGGAAGGCGGCGCTGCCACCGTCCTGCAGGGACCGGCTCCCGAAGATATGAGCAAGGAAACCGCCCGCGAACTGGCCGAAGCCATGCCGCAGGGATCGGAAATGCCTGCCGCGACCGCCGAACAACCTGCAGCCGCCATGCCACGCCTGTCGATTGATGTTGTCGATTATGACGAAGAAGGTCGTGTTGCCATGTCTGGCAAGGCCGATGATGACACCAGCGTCCGTGTTTATCTTGATAATAAATTTGTCGGCAGTGCAACGACCGGGGAAGATGGCAACTGGGCTCTGACCATTGGTGAGCCGATCGAGCCGGGCCAGTATCAGTTACGCGCTGATCAGCTTGATCCGTCTGACAAGGTGACCGCACGCGTCGAATTGCCGTTTGAACGCGCCCGTCCAGATCAGATTCTGGAACCGGGTTCGCGTTATGTTGTGCAGCCGGGTAACAGCCTTTGGCGGATTGCGCGTCGGACCTATGGCGACGGCCTGCAATACTGGGTGATTTACAACCAGAATCGCAAACAGATCCGTGATCCGGACCTGATTTATCCGGGGCAGATTTTTGCGCTTCCGGAAAATGGGATCGCACAGCAGTAA